TTAATGTGAAGCATTGTAAATCCTTCCGATGTGAGGCGAACACGCCGGAGCTTACGCCGGGAAATGGGAGTTTTGCACAATCGATTTTATGCCCTATAATAATAATCACATTGAGACTTATTTAAACTTAATAGCAAAATAACGCGCGTCAAACAATCCTTGCAGTTTCCCGATTAACTAGTTTTTCCGCTTGAATGCGTAGTGTTGTAATTCGGTTTTAATTCCCTGATTGCGGCGTCCAGCGCCGTGCGCATTGAATCTCGTCGTCTATCTCCGCTGTTGTAGCCGTATTTTGCCGTTGGTATGCCGGTAACGCGCTGACTATTCCCGTGGATGCGATTTGCGTCGCAGCTCAGGCCTGCCTATTGAGATGTCCTGGCACTTTCGCCGCCAGCAACTCTTTTTCGTTTCACACCATAGGAGGAAAGCTGATGAAACGCATCGGAATCGTGGTCGCCGTCTTACTGGTGGCGGTCCTATTCCTCGTCGCGCTTGCGCCCAGCTTCGCGCAGGACGACGCCCAGTCCGGGGGAACGCTGCGAGCCGCGTTCCAAAATGAATGGGTGAGTTTGGACCCGCACACCACCAGCTCTTATTCCAGCTATCAGATTTTGAACAACGTCCTCGATGGCCTGACCTTCTTTGACGATGACCTCAATCTGGTCCCCTGGCTGGCGGAATCGTGGGAGCAGTCGGAAGACGGCCTGACCTGGACGCTGCACCTGCGCCAGGGCGTGATGTTCAGCAATGGGCGGGAGATGACCGCCGACGACGTGAAGTGGAGCTGGGACCGCCTGATCGACCCGGCGACCGGTTCGGGTAATGCCGCGCGTGTTGGCCCGCCCGAAACGGTGATCGAGGTTGTCGATCCGTATACCGTCTCGGTGACTCACCCCGAACCGTTCGGTATCTTCCCGCAGTCGATCGGCTTTGACAAGGCGTCGGGCATCATGGCGCCCGAAAGCGTCGGCGAAGACGGCACCGTGCAGATCCCGATCGGCACTGGCCCGTTCATGATCACCGAGGTGGAAGGCACCACGCGCATCCTGCTCGAAAAGAACCCGTACTACTGGCAGGAAGGGTTGCCCTACCTGGACGCCATCGAGATCAGCCCGATCCCTGACGATACCGTGCGCGAAGTCGCGCTGCGCGGCGGCGAAGTGGACTGGGTGCTGGCGATTGCGCCCCAGAGCTTTGACACGCTGCAGTCCGAAGAGGGCATCGTGGTGGATACCGCGCCGCAGCTCTCCTATGACTACATTGGCCTCAACGTGACGCGCGAGCCGTTCGACGACGCGCGCGTGCGGCAGGCCATCGCACTGTCCCTGGACCGCGACCAGTTGTGCGCAGTCGGCTTCTTCGGCCTGTGCGAGTCGCTTCAAGGCCCGATTGGTACGGGCAGCCCGTGGTACTTCGACTATATGCCTTACGATCAGGACATCGACGCGGCGAAGGCCCTGCTGGCCGATGCCGGATACCCGGATGGCTTCGACATGGAGCTGATGCCGACCACGCAGTATGGCGAAACCGAACGCGCAGCGACCGTGCTCCAGCAGCAATTGGCGCAGATCGGCATCAACGCGACGGTGAACTCGCTCGAATGGTCGGAGTGGCTCGAAAAAGAGGGTAACTTCGAGTACGACGCGTACATCTGCAACTGGAACGGCCTGATCGACGCCGACCAGTACTACTACCTGCAGCACCACACGGGGCTGTACTTCAACTTCACCGGCTACAGCAATCCTGAGTTCGACGATCTGGTCGACGAGGGCCGCTCGCTGAGCGAATTCGACGAGCGCTACGGCATCTACGAGCAGGCCAACCAGATCCTGGTTGACGACGCGCCGTACGTCTACATGTACAACAAGCTCGAGATCCGCGCTTACCGCGACTACGTCAAGGGCTTCGCCGTGCGTCCGGATCAGGCCAACAACTTCTGGACGGTCTGGCTGGACCAGTAGCAACACTGCGTTCACTCAGGGACAAGCCCCGCGCTTGTCCCTGGTGATTCTCGATGGGGCAGTAGATCATGAACTTTCGCTACATCGTGCAGCGGCTGGTGTTTGCGGTGTTTGTCATCGTCGGCGTGACGTTTCTGGCGTTCGCCATCGTGCGCGGCGTGGGCGGCGACCCGGCGCGCGTCAAGCTGGGCGTGACCGCCACCGAGGAGAACGTCGCGGCGCAGCGCGAGCGCATGGGGCTGAACCGCCCATTCCTGGTGCAGTACGGCGACTGGCTGCTGGGCGTCGTGCAGGGCGATTTTGGGCAGAGCCTGATCACCGACCAGCGCATCGGCCCGCAGCTCGAACAGCGCCTACCCGCTACGCTCCAACTTGGCGCGGCGGCGATCCTCATCGGCATGCTCATCGCCTTCCCGCTCGGCATCCTCGCCGCGCTGCGATCCGGCTCCAAAGTCGATATGGCGGTGTCGCTCTTCAGCCAGTTGGGCATGTCCATCCCGGACTTCTGGATGGGCATTTTGCTGGTGCTGCTGTTTTCGCTCCAGTTCGGCGTGCTGCCGCCCAGCGGTTACACGCCGATCGACGACTCCTTCCGCGAGTGGCTGCGGCACCTGATCCTGCCCGCGCTCACCGCCGGGCTGATCAGCGGCGCGATCCAGACGCGCTTCATCCGCAGCGCCATGCTCGAAGTGCTGCGCGCCAACTACATCCAGACGGCGCGCGCCAAGGGCCTGCGCGAGCGCACCGTCGTCGTGCGCCATGCCGTGCGCGCGGCGCTGGTCAACATCGTCACGATCCTGGGGCTGCAAATGACCGCGCTGCTGAGTTCCGTGGTCGTGGTGGAGATCACCTTCGCGTTCCCCGGCATCGGCTGGCTGGCGCTGAACGCCGTGCTTGACCGCGATTACCCGCTGCTGCTGGCGACGGTCTTCGTCATCGGCGTGATCGTGACGCTGGTCAATCTGGTGATCGACCTGCTGTACTTCTTCCTCGATCCGCGCATCGAATTCGCCTGAGCCGATGACCTACTCGATTATCGCACGCGATCCCGACACCGGGCAGATGGGGGTTGCCGTCCAGACGTTCAACTTCGCGACGGGCACGTGGGTGCCCTGGGCGGAAGGCGGCGTCGGCGCGGTGGCGACGCAGGCCCTCGCGGACCGGCGCTACGGCTTCATGGGCCTGGACCTGATGCGCGGCGGGCTGGCGGCGGAGGCGGCGCTGCGGGCGCTGCTGGCCGACGACGACGGGCGCGACTTCCGGCAGGTGTCCATGCTCGACCGGCACGGCGGCATCGCCACGCACACCGGCGCGCGCTGCTTCCCGCACGCGGGCAGCTATCAGGGCGCGACCTTCTGCACGCAGGCCAACATGATGGCGCGCGGCACGGTCTGGGGCGCGATGGCGGCGGCGTTCGAGGCG
This sequence is a window from Aggregatilinea lenta. Protein-coding genes within it:
- a CDS encoding ABC transporter substrate-binding protein, which translates into the protein MKRIGIVVAVLLVAVLFLVALAPSFAQDDAQSGGTLRAAFQNEWVSLDPHTTSSYSSYQILNNVLDGLTFFDDDLNLVPWLAESWEQSEDGLTWTLHLRQGVMFSNGREMTADDVKWSWDRLIDPATGSGNAARVGPPETVIEVVDPYTVSVTHPEPFGIFPQSIGFDKASGIMAPESVGEDGTVQIPIGTGPFMITEVEGTTRILLEKNPYYWQEGLPYLDAIEISPIPDDTVREVALRGGEVDWVLAIAPQSFDTLQSEEGIVVDTAPQLSYDYIGLNVTREPFDDARVRQAIALSLDRDQLCAVGFFGLCESLQGPIGTGSPWYFDYMPYDQDIDAAKALLADAGYPDGFDMELMPTTQYGETERAATVLQQQLAQIGINATVNSLEWSEWLEKEGNFEYDAYICNWNGLIDADQYYYLQHHTGLYFNFTGYSNPEFDDLVDEGRSLSEFDERYGIYEQANQILVDDAPYVYMYNKLEIRAYRDYVKGFAVRPDQANNFWTVWLDQ
- a CDS encoding ABC transporter permease — its product is MNFRYIVQRLVFAVFVIVGVTFLAFAIVRGVGGDPARVKLGVTATEENVAAQRERMGLNRPFLVQYGDWLLGVVQGDFGQSLITDQRIGPQLEQRLPATLQLGAAAILIGMLIAFPLGILAALRSGSKVDMAVSLFSQLGMSIPDFWMGILLVLLFSLQFGVLPPSGYTPIDDSFREWLRHLILPALTAGLISGAIQTRFIRSAMLEVLRANYIQTARAKGLRERTVVVRHAVRAALVNIVTILGLQMTALLSSVVVVEITFAFPGIGWLALNAVLDRDYPLLLATVFVIGVIVTLVNLVIDLLYFFLDPRIEFA